The DNA segment GGGGTCGATCGATACCAGCAGAATCGCCCCGTCCACTTCCGCGCCTCCCACCTGCCGGTGCCAGGGCGTGGTGGGGTGGTCCTCGATCAGCCGGATTCGGGGGGCGCTCTCCGTCGCGCCGATGGCCGCTGCCAGCGCACGAGCGCAGGAAATTCCCGAGGCCGCCACCAGGGGCAGCAAAGCTCCGCCGAGCGCTGCGCAGGCCGCCGGCTGCGGTTCCACGCCGTCCTGGGACGGGCGACCCAGCAAGAGCCTGGCCACTCGGCGCAGGTCCGCATCCCGCCGGCCTCCGCCGCTCTTCACGCGGGGGGCTCCCTGCCACCCGACCCGGTCCACTGCCGCCACAGGAGGTCGGCCACCGCCATCACCTCTTGCCAGGGTTGGCTCCGGGGTGCGGTCTGGGCGACCACCTTTCCTCGGGCTGCGGCGCGGTCGAAGAGCACGCTGCGGTGCAGGCGTAGGGGCAGCAGCATGGAGCCCCATCGCTTTTCGGCCTCGGCCAGCAGCTCGCGGGTCAGCCGTCCCCCCCGGCGGCTCATGACGGGAAGGAATCGCAGTTCGGTGTGGTGACCGGTCTGTTCTTCGATTTCGACGGCCGTGGCCGCCAGGCGGCGGGCACCGTGCAGGGCGAAGGGATCCGGGGGAAGAGGCACCAGGCACGCGCCCGCGGCGACCAGGGCGTTGATGGTCAGCAGGCCGAGCGACGGGGGCGTATCGATGATCACGACTTCCCAGCGGTGGCCGTCGTCGGCCAGATGTTCCGCCAGGCGCTCGACGCGGCCCGGTAGGCGGGCCAGGTAAAGCTCCATGCCGGCGAGGGAGATTTCGCCGCCCGCCAGGTCGAGTCCCGGCTGCACCGGCATGACCGCCTGCCCGAGGCCGGGGCCTTGGCCGGTCAAGGGTGTGTGGGCGAGGACGTCCGCGAGTTCGACCTTGCCGGAGGATGGCGAAGGGGCGTTCGAGAGTGCCAACCACCGCCGCGCATGGCCCTGGGGGTCGAGATCCACCAGCAGCACCGCGTGACCCGCCGCCGTGAAAGCCCAGGCGAGATGGGTCGCCAGAGTGGTCTTTCCGCAGCCGCCTTTCTGCTGGGCGATGGCGACGATAGGCTCCACCGGGCACCTCCGGGGAGAAATCTGCGACAGGGCGAAGACTATCAGCTCGCAGAAAAGAACTGCAAGGAGCGTGTCGGTGCCGCGCACACGGCCGTGCGGAAGTAGACTGGAAACGCCCCGGGGCAACAGGCGCCGGCCGGCAAGGAGCCGAAGGTGAGGAAGGCGGGACAGGATATCCGCATGGTCTGTTTCGACGTCGACGGCACGTTGGTGCGGCATCCGGAAGACAAGACCGTCTGGCAGGTGCTCAACGAGGAGTTCCTCGGGCCGGGGCAGGGGGGGGGCGACGGGGAACGTTTCAAGGCCTTCGTGGAGGGGCGTCTGGAGTACGCCGAGTGGGTGGCCCTCGACGTGGGCGACTGGCAGCGTGCCGGCGTGACCCGGCAAGCCCTCGCCGCGGTGATTCGGCGCGAGCTGACACCGGTTCCCGGAGCGGCGGAGACCCTGCGGACCCTGCGGCGGCGGGGTTATCTGGTGGCCCTCGTCTCGGGCACCCTGGACTTGACTCTCGAGGTCGTCTTCGGCGGTCTGGAGGTGGATCGCGCTTTCACCAACCACATCCGCTTCGCCGCCGATGGGAGCATCAGCGGCTGGCAGGCGACGCCTTTCGACATGGAGGGCAAGGCCCGCGCCCTGGACCTGCTGGCCCGGGACTTCGATTGCCCGACCGGGAGCATCGCCTTCGTGGGCGACCATTGGAACGATCTGGCCGCCCTCGAAAAGGCGGCCGTGGCCATCGCCTACCAGCCGAAGGATCCCCGGGTGAGGGAGGCGGCCGATCACGTGCTCGAAGGCCCCGACCTGCTGCCGCTTCTCGACCTGTTCCCCGGGCGGCCCGCCGATCGAGGAGGTTCGCACCATGGATGAACGCGCCAGGACCCTGCGCA comes from the Acidobacteriota bacterium genome and includes:
- a CDS encoding HAD-IB family phosphatase, giving the protein MVCFDVDGTLVRHPEDKTVWQVLNEEFLGPGQGGGDGERFKAFVEGRLEYAEWVALDVGDWQRAGVTRQALAAVIRRELTPVPGAAETLRTLRRRGYLVALVSGTLDLTLEVVFGGLEVDRAFTNHIRFAADGSISGWQATPFDMEGKARALDLLARDFDCPTGSIAFVGDHWNDLAALEKAAVAIAYQPKDPRVREAADHVLEGPDLLPLLDLFPGRPADRGGSHHG
- a CDS encoding ParA family protein; amino-acid sequence: MEPIVAIAQQKGGCGKTTLATHLAWAFTAAGHAVLLVDLDPQGHARRWLALSNAPSPSSGKVELADVLAHTPLTGQGPGLGQAVMPVQPGLDLAGGEISLAGMELYLARLPGRVERLAEHLADDGHRWEVVIIDTPPSLGLLTINALVAAGACLVPLPPDPFALHGARRLAATAVEIEEQTGHHTELRFLPVMSRRGGRLTRELLAEAEKRWGSMLLPLRLHRSVLFDRAAARGKVVAQTAPRSQPWQEVMAVADLLWRQWTGSGGREPPA